Proteins found in one Larimichthys crocea isolate SSNF chromosome I, L_crocea_2.0, whole genome shotgun sequence genomic segment:
- the mdfic2 gene encoding myoD family inhibitor domain-containing protein 2 — MDQMADEMTLRADVKDKRRVNTAEESSTLVRGENTQSEAQVSDWRLGSSAETEPGETSRDTDAQQPRECDSSSPLFSLKRYLRRSSSATSSSSSTDSLSSSQPSNTGVDCAEIVLNCLFCRFYDMILLLPCSCERVANHCCPNYKQVVTPPESPSSSDDYCTNMDCGLFNPGQDASDCLELAMEISEICYH, encoded by the exons ATGGACCAGATGGCGGATGAAATGACGCTGAGAGCCGATGTGAAAGACAAACGGAGAGTAAACACTGCGGAGGAGAGCTCTACATTGGTGAGAGGAG aaaacacacaaagtgaagCTCAAGTCAGCGACTGGAGACTTGGTTCCTCTGCAGAAACTGAGCCCGGggagaccagcagagacacagacgcTCAGCAGCCTAGAGAGTGTGACAGCTCTTCCCCTCTGTTCTCTTTGAAAAGGTACCTGAGGAGATCTTCCTCTgcaacatcctcctcctcctctacagactctctgtcttcttctcagCCGAGCAACACGGGAG TGGACTGTGCAGAAATTGTCCTGAACTGTCTCTTCTGTCGGTTCTACGACATGATCCTTCTGCTTCCTTGTTCCTGTGAGAGAGTTGCCAATcactgctgccccaactacaagCAAGTCGTCACCCCACCGGAGTCACCAAGCAGTAGCGATGACTATTGCACGAACATGGACTGTGGTCTTTTCAACCCCGGTCAGGATGCCAGTGACTGCCTGGAGTTGGCCATGGAGATTTCAGAAATATGCTATCACTAG